The genomic DNA TAGGACAAGAGGCGACACACAAGTTGCAACCCAGGAAATAACAATTAGCTCTAGgaaatgtcctttttttaaaatttattttttagtcacgaaggtggtcaaacactggaacaggtgcTGAGAGGGGTGTGCAATCTCCATTCTTGGGGATGGACAAAACCAGACACAACCCTGAGCACCCTGTTTCAGCTggacctgctttgagcaggaggatGTATTAGATGATCTCTGAAGTCTGTTCCAGGCTGCATGATTCTGGAATAGTGTCACTATATGCTACACTTCCAAAAGAGTTTAAAACGCAACACAGTAATTACTTACATTTTGTAGTCATTGCTGTATCGTGCTGTACGCACTGGTTATTTTGATATGAAGCATTTTTCCCTTGACTATTGACTTTTTTCTAGATTTGAGGGTTTTAAAGATACttgtttccatttgtttttcttaaaaaaaaaaaaggcacaaaaaataCCGTTACTAAAACACAACTGAACTTACACATTGCGTTGCACATGGAGAAGCAAACATGATTAGATCCTAAACGTAGTCTGTAAAAGTCAGTCAACAACTACTGGTTGGTCATCTCCACCTGCCTGAATCTTaagcttctttgcttttaagttAGAACCACAGTTAGGTCGTTTATGCTGCTGAGACTTCTTCACCACTGAATCTTGAACAGTCTTTGAAATAGTCTGACCGTCTTCGCTGCTTCCTTTTGAATTCGAAGATTGAGATTGTTTGTCCTGTAAGTTATAAACAATTCTATTAAAATTCtaacattgtttttcttctttttagtgTTCCTGCACAAGAGAGGATACTTATGAGGTCCATTTTAAATCCTGTTGATTGCATtactatgaaaaatatattgagCAGATACCAAACTATTAAAATGAACTATAATGGAAAAGATATCTATATAGCAAGTCAGTACAGATATAAATACCTTGTAAAcacttttcttgtttgttatCCCTTCTATAGTTATGATGTGTGCCTCATTTTTCAGCAGACCTGCTTTTGGTCCTGTCTTCAGGTAGGATATTGTAGCGAATGCTGTGAAGCTGAAGTCTTCCCTGCATAAATTAAATCAAGTGTTACAAGGAAAGGTTGGAGAATGAGATAGCCTAGACCATGCAGCTGGAAAATGCGACACATTAACCCTTCTGATGGATGTTCCAAATAGCAGCTTCATTCTGCTTTACCTATTCAAGTGGATAGTTAATTTAGAGTGAGTCTGGTCAACACAGAATTgtggacacacacacagacacacacacagacacacacacagacacacacacagacacacacacagacacacacacagacacacgtCAGTCTGTTGGAATACATggaggaaaataaggaaaactaaATGTAATAAGTCATCTGTTCACCCTCTTAAGagtataaaaaaatcagctgtacaaacagatgccaaaaaaaacttaagacaaaaataaaagaatgaaatatttgatttgTACATATTCTTGAAACTTCTAAAACtatatgaaaacacaaaacacgTACCCCACAGACAGCCACATTACAAAAGGAGCACTTATTTTCACTAtgctttcttaaaatttctgaGTACCACTTTCCACGTTAGTCAGCTTGTCCTGACTTAGACTTCATCTGGGCAACCCCATTTGCTTTGCTTATCCGTGGAATGTAAATGAGACTGCATGGAAACAGAAGACTTCTCCAAAATGAAGCCTGCTGCAGATTTAAAGATTCAACCCAAACACAGGAGACCCCAGCTTTCTAAAAGTGCAAGAGATGCAGCATTTCAAATGTTCCTCCAACTTctgttttaacattttgaagTAGAAATATAGTAgtcttttgatatttttccaaaatacattttgatttttttaaaaatacattaaatgcaTCTGAAATAAAGGCTAAAAATGAGACTATAAAACGCATCTGTTAATATTATACAAAAGTAACATGatagtaaagaaaaattactacTAAAcgttaaaaaaagaagtaatcaTCTTACATACTTCAGATACTGCTGCAGCAGTAAATGGACAATAATTCTCTCCAGTTCCTCTCGAGGGTGCTTTGGTGGAGTAACTTCAGCTACCCTGAATTTTGATACACCTTTCCCGGACCACGCATCGATTAATTTCAGTGGGGTGAGTTTCTCGCTCATGTTTTCAGCTTGCTCAAGTATCTTGATTAGATCCCTGCAGTACCCTGTTATATCCATTTTCTCACATGCTACAAATAAAAGTGAAGTAATAATATAGATAGCAAGTTATTTATAGTTGTTTAAATAGCATCCATATATATGTTAggtgtacacatatatattcacttctgtgtatttatttatatatatatatatagtataacATTTGTAAGGTAGCTACTATGTCACTCTGCAGCTAGATTCCTTTTCCTCACCCATAATATTTATTATGGAAAGATTAGAGAACAAAGAAGACTTGAAGAATATAAGCAAGACACAGACAAAATTAgtcaaaaaaaaagtattaatttcaTTATACAGATTAGCTTCATTGTGAATAATTATTCTGAACGCTAACATATCCATTTAGTCCATCACGATGACACTTCTACTGCAGATAATTACCTCAACTGCCTCTTCCAATACTAAGAATTAAGTACTGAAGAACTATTACTACTGCTAGGTTTCCTCAGACCTTGCTTATATATCAAAAGGCCCTGAGGGTGAACCAGCAGCAAACAGGATATATTTCAACTATATTTCATCACATGACTCCTGTGAGTCTTAGGTACAAGCCAGCTCCATACTCTTCTCAGCCTCTGATTCCAGTATAAATTTCAGCTAAGCCCCATTTCCAACTAGAAGACAGCAAGACATTATCACTCACATgattttgcaaaacagttttattatATAGATATTAAATGTATAAAGAAGTGAAGTATCTTTTAGTCTACTTCACCCCCAAAAAACATACAGGGCAACAAAGGCTAGTTATGAGAACAGCTTTGAATAGAGTTGTTCCTAAGGTTTTCAAGTGTTGATCACAACATCATCCAAATGCTTTGCAACAGGTATGTGGCATGTGGAGATGTTATTTTCCAGATATTAGAAGAATTCACCTTGTCCTAAAAGAAATTTAAGGGGGGTTTGTGTGTCCAGTTAGAGATGCCCAAGACCAACATTTTTCAGTACTCCTCTCAGAGCTTTCTGGCTTTATATGGCATTTCCTTTGTCTAAACCACAGCTCTCACTTAGTAAGTGCAGCAACAGGTACACTTCGTGCATTTTCAGAGACTTAGGGCTTTCTGGATGGGTACTAAAATGACAGTTAAAGCAGTCAGTGATCACCCATGAAAGTGTAGTTTAAGCTAGCTACCCAATGCTGCCCAGGATGTCTGTgggcaaagcagcaaaagaattTATGCCCCAAAACCATGTTCTACTGAAACCATCCTCCTTTATGATGCAGCATGTCTTGTTTCAGCTCATCTCCCAAATTCCCTCTACGTCTGGCCCGTTTGCCTTCCCTCTTAGGATCCCAACTGTCTTCCAAAGCGAAGGCACACACTAGACAGGCATTGTTAGAGCTAACACACAGCAAAATCCTGAATTAGTGTGCTGAGTTGTTCTGCACAACTGTCATGCACAGTCCTGCCACAGGTACGTCTCATGAGTGTGCAGCACTGAAATCCTCAGAGATTTTACCAGGCAAGCTGTAAGCGGACAGGTACAAACTGTGCCTTCTCAGAGCCTAAGTGTGAACAGTTTGGCACACAGAGAGCAAAAGGTTCCTTctcaaaataaagctttcacACCCGAAATTCTGGAACAAAATCTGACACATACTAGGAACTTTTTAAAACGGGTAAGCCAATCTCCCCCTTGCCCCAGCTTCACTTTTGGGAACAGTTGAATGGCTGAGCCTGAAAGATACTAAAGTGTTTGGCCTCAGGTAAAAAGctaaagcagaaagaagcctgCTGAACACCTTGAACTTGGCAACACTAAGCTACCAAAAACTGATGTTCATAAAATCTGTACCTTGGAAACAGGCAGTATTATGAGTACACTTACAAGAGTTGCTCACAGATTCTCTAACCTAGACATGTCTGAAAGCCAACCTTCTCTATCTTCTCTGTCATTGGTTATAAAACCAACTTACTTACAGTTCTCTCTACAGCAGTTATCACACATTCTGTTGCAGTTTGCAGAATCCCATACTTCATCAAAATGATGGGCTATGAGGACCCGGCGACATCTGAGAGAACAGAGAGCAAAGAGGGACTACAGAATGTGTGTACACCTGTGTTATAAATCACAAAAGTATCAAAAAGAAGGGCCCTTGGGTCAGCTCATATCTGAAAACACGCATGAAgaattatttctggaaaaatcagaaaataaatactgcaacACAGTATACCCTGTCAGTTATGCTAACAGGAACAACTAGTAGCTTTCAGTAATAGTAAACACCACAGTAGGAACAATTTGGTTAAAGCAGAAAAGTATAATCTGCAATCtcaagagaatgaaaaaagtcATGAAAAGTCATAAGAATATGAACTAATTCTTAAGACCGATGACCACATAGGCTATATTGAATGCACAGGTTGTCCACAACATAGATACAAGTGTTTTCCATCAAGTATTCCAAATAGCTGTAATAATAGCATTAAGCATGTGGATTCCTGTATGGCCATTAAACACTGGTACCACAGAGTAAAAACAAAGCATTCCAGTTTTTCCTCTGAATGGAatttgaaattcagtgtttgTTGACAGATATTTCACCTCAATGTAACTGCTTCCAGAACTTTATCCTGAAGCTGGCAAGCAACTCAGCAACATCGAGTTACGTGCAAGAGTACACATACTGAGCGGCCAAACCACAAACTCCAAACCGCAGACTCTGTTACACTAGTAGTGTAACACTATAGTGTGacagggggttttgttttgtttgttgattttgtgggtggttttgtttggttgttttgttgggtttttttttttttctaaatgcccTCTAAAATACCCAAGAATATTAGCCTATTTAAAAACTGAGCAACCAAGCCACCATAATAACTTACTTCTTCATATTCTGGCAGTAAGACACCATATCATACAGCTTCTCTTGCCCTACATTTTCCATCACTACCATTGAGCTGATTCTGAATATATCTCCAAAACCATAATACAAAATGCAGTCAGCTTTTTGGTCATCTCTACCTGCAATGcattaaaccaaaaaaatttagaaaagatttattttaagcacAGCATTTTCTGGTACAAATTCCACTTTTATCTGCATGGGCTTCTGCAGCCTGTATATAGAGAACACACGACTGTAACAGAGTATCAAGCATAACCTATTAGCCAGTAGAACACAGCATGATACAtactagaaataaaatagatttagaACAGTATTCTAACAAATACAGAAtcaagcaaactgaaaatactaCACAATGAAGATTTTTACTCcaacaaccaaaataaaatactaccATCCTACAGAAAGTCAATGAAGTCACTATTTTCTCACCCCAACACCTCTTGGAAAATCCTAGCCAAATACATCTTAAAGCCTAATTCTTATTTGATTAAACGACATTGTGACCTTCAAATAACTTATTAGGTATTAATGATAATAAATAAAGAACTAGGTATGatttaacaaacaaaatattctgtttaaaacCAACTGTGCCTTCTATAGATAACCTAGATCACCTCTTCCTTCCCACTGCCCATTCCTCCCAAGGACGTGCTGATGAGTGCTCCCCTGCTGTTTACAAGATCCAGAGAGTAGAAAAGGTCTAAACCcctaaacttttttaaaagttaaacaTGTAACAAAAAGGAATTACTTCACTTGGATGGGCAgtcaaagggaaaaaggaaggttTCATAAACTAAGTAGCATGTTCAGGCAAACTAGTAGCAGTGCTCAAGTAATCCCTCCCCAGAAGAATCTCTTTTAAATTAgtcatgaaaaagaaacacaatttcTCGCTTTAATAATCCAAAACTGATAAACACTGTGAATCAACTGTTGCAGCACCTATATGGTCCTTGTCTCACCACTTCAGTATTTATAATTCCTGTTACCTCTAGCACTATCCAAAGTAACCAGGTTCTAGTGTAAACAGATGCAAACTCCCACAAACTTTGATGACTGATGTATTTCTTAGGCCAGCATTAAGGCCAATTCCTATCATACAGGCATAGTTAAGATCTCAGCCAGTTGCCCCTCAATGTCCTTAAAAACCTTTCCTCCACATAGATTCAAATTGGTCTTTGAAAAAGTAATAATGCACAAGGtcaaaaaacccagaataaaacaccacaaaaccttttcttttccagccatAACAGCTATTTAGTGCTGCTATACATTGATCAATCCTTTAAATTCCCTGCTCCAGACTCCCTATCCTACCTGTATTTCTGTGGCCACCGAAATTCATACAGTGATTAGACATAACCTTGAGACAATCTGAGTAAATCACACATCCCAGTAGCaatgtgcaaaataaataaataaattcctttCTGTAACATACATCTGATCAGTCAATGACATGTTATGAAATTATTCTGGCAAGCcacagatgtaaaaaaaaaaatcaaataattaaaaaattgccAAGTAAAGGGCTATGTACCCAGCTAGTCTTTGCTATACTGCAGTACAGAGGCCTGAGATCATGCATGTAgtttatatttgctttaaagTCTCTTTACAGAGGCAGAGTGGAATTATACACTTTGGAACGTGTCTCAAAGACAAGACACTTTACACAAATGGCTGAAATCAAAGTacaattttatttgcttaaagGATGTAAATGGTGACTTTGCAAAAGACATTTCCTACAATACCTGCACGTCCACTCTCTTGGTAGTAGTTCTCCATGGATTTGCTCATAGAATGATGAATTACAAACCTCACATCAGGTTTATCAATTCCCATGCCAAAAGCAACAGTTGCCACTACAACctgaaaaaagattaagaaaccATCAAGGTACCAAAACACAATTTGTTTACGTAAGATATAAAAGTCTATGAGAAGTATTTACTTAACCTGGATTTGATTTGCTGCCCATCCTTTATGAACTTTTGTCTTATATTTAGCATCCATGTTTGCGTGGTAAGTCCCCGCCTTGATTCCCAGTTTCTGCAAACTCACAGTTACTTGCTCAGAATCCTtctgagaaaaacagtaaaCAATTCCTGCACAAAGGAGAGATGCCTTATTgtaatgtcttttttaaaaaacccaaaatctcCAATACttaaaaacaactttgaaagttttattaacttagaaataaataaataaacaaacaaacattaaaCAATCTTAGCGCCTACTCAGTCTGCAGTATTGGTAGCCATGAAGGGAACTTCAATTATGAGCTTTGACTCATAGGCTAAAGAGAAAATACGGCTGCCAATCCACATAATCATGGAAGTGTTCTATTAATCTTCAAGGAAGACAATGGTTATTAATACTTATGTAAAGGAGTGCTGTTCCTTATGACATCTCACTTGatgtttcaaatgctttttgtcATTAGTCAGTCTGGGCTAAATCAAGGATTACACACAAAGCCATGCGATCTGTGATCATCTTTGCGCAGTTCGTACTCCAGGAGCTGGTCACCACAGCCACAGAGTTCCACAGCAGAGACAGGGTCAGACTGCTGCTCTGGAAAATTGGTTCTGCTGCCTTTGTAATACAGCTCTCCTCTTTATTTGCACTACATAATTTGTTGGTTACGTAAAGTCCAACTTCTTCCTTATTTGCACTACATAATTTGTTGTTACATAAAGTCCAACTTCTTCCTTATTTGCACTACATAATTTGTTGTTACATAAAGTCCAACTTTTACAGTTCTGCTTCCATCACAAAAGTGCAATTCACCCCACCACAGACCCGTTCTGGGCACTGAATAATACATGAATCTTATGTTCCAATGtgaaaaagaagtgttaaaGATAGTAACTATCCTGACACAGATACTAAATGACATATGCATGATTTAAGAACATATAGATAAACATTTTTGAGCCTTGTTTGCACAATCTTAAGAATTTGTTGTACTTACCTATGTAAATATTGTTCTATATACATCAACATTATATTTCAATACTTCAGAATATGTAAGTAAACTGTAAACATTTAAGCACTAATGAATGAACAGAGTAATTATTCAAGGTACAGATCTTACTAAACTTCATTTCTTCTAATGCTGAATCTTTAAGGCTGAATTTCTCTACATGTTTCAGTATCATTTGAAAACATACCTTTAACGCtgaagattataaaaaaaaagtgcttttttttttttgacactttTTACCTGAGAGTCCTTTGTATCTTCCATTAATGATCTTAACAATGTCCTCAATGAAATCTTCACTATTTGAAGGCTTATGCCGAACCtcaaaaaataatatgcatatGCCAGAGAGTTCTTCAAGCGGGCACAGTCTGTCAAACAATCCTATTATTCTACTTCTACCAGTACAACAAACACAATAACTATTCTGCCATTTAACAAAAATTACTATATTCTTTTTGTGTACAGCCAGATTACATCTcaaaagtcaacagaaaaacaataacaaaaccacAAGTTTTCCTATGAAGAACAATAAAAGAACCTGTGGCTAATCtgaaaatacaacacagcaCAATAATTCACAACTTTTTGCA from Falco rusticolus isolate bFalRus1 chromosome 5, bFalRus1.pri, whole genome shotgun sequence includes the following:
- the RECQL gene encoding ATP-dependent DNA helicase Q1, with translation MTAVAVLEEVLASIENELQAVEMQIQELVDKQQELIQKKMRVKSLIKQSSEDLEAGGSKDTETSAEAWNKKDFPWYDKIKTALQSKFKLQKFRNLQLETVNAAMAGKDIFLVMPTGGGKSLCYQLPAVCSDGFTLVICPLISLMEDQLMVLEQLGVSATLLNASSSKEHVKWVHTEMLNRNSQLKLIYVTPEKIAKSKMFMSKLEKAYQAGCLARIAVDEVHCCSQWGHDFRPDYKSLGILKRQFPNAPLIGLTATATNHVLKDAQKILHVQKCITFTASFNRPNLYYEVRHKPSNSEDFIEDIVKIINGRYKGLSGIVYCFSQKDSEQVTVSLQKLGIKAGTYHANMDAKYKTKVHKGWAANQIQVVVATVAFGMGIDKPDVRFVIHHSMSKSMENYYQESGRAGRDDQKADCILYYGFGDIFRISSMVVMENVGQEKLYDMVSYCQNMKKCRRVLIAHHFDEVWDSANCNRMCDNCCRENSCEKMDITGYCRDLIKILEQAENMSEKLTPLKLIDAWSGKGVSKFRVAEVTPPKHPREELERIIVHLLLQQYLKEDFSFTAFATISYLKTGPKAGLLKNEAHIITIEGITNKKSVYKDKQSQSSNSKGSSEDGQTISKTVQDSVVKKSQQHKRPNCGSNLKAKKLKIQAGGDDQPVVVD